In one window of Cydia fagiglandana chromosome 10, ilCydFagi1.1, whole genome shotgun sequence DNA:
- the LOC134668428 gene encoding toll-like receptor Tollo, with product MCCTWFTSALLVLSAVLTTWSVSLSATTGARYQAPDECRWTTDDDGSGVALQCRLRTINSELENTNFSAIQPHLTVRLRLECSDALFFQSSLSPGSFRQLVELRELTIEYCKIGNLSDGAFTGLRELRNLTIRTHNTDWSSMSLEITPTAFSRDVQNLERLDLSENNMLVFPEGALCTLRNLEYLNMTGNRMRDISHFQFSSAHRHPTEKCGDNILVLDLSRNVIDTLPPNLLSGLKRLQKLYFQGNALNSVADRALEGLISLTTIRFSDNQLTSLPPELFSDTKELKEIYLNNNTITVLAPGLFSDLLQLLVLDLSHNELTSDWINTSTFTGLKRLVFLDFSHNRVSKMEVALFRDLHNLQILKLQDNFIEHIPENVFSPLNNLHTLILSNNRLTAIESYAFSGLHGLSVLSIDSNRISKIHPHSLRNCTTLQDLHINGNRLDEVPIALKEIPQLKTLDLGENLIVSIENASFMTMQQMYGLRLTENNIGNISKGVFDKMTSLKILNLSRNKIHKIEAGAFDGNINLQAIRLDGNYLTDIGGLFAKLPNLVWLNISDNRLEWFDYAMIPTGLQWLDIHANRIAELGNYFEIESQLSLSTFDASSNRLTEITGSAIPNSVEMLYLNDNLISKVQSYTFFKKPNLTRVDLYGNKITNLDPNSLRISAVPQDKSVPEFFIGGNPLECDCTMEWLQKINTGNRARTQPKLMDLDSIYCKLLYNRGNAYVALVEAASHQFLCKYDFHCFALCHCCDFDACDCEMTCPNNCTCYHDQSWSANVVECSNAGYVNTLPERIPMEATQLYLDGNDIKMLPSHAFIGRKRLKILFLNSSNIESIQNRTFNGLKELEILHLDHNNLKAIEGQELDGLDNLRELYINNNQIRHIGKEMFNHMSRLKILHLHNNRLTMLSVWQINTIVTEITLSYNPWSCDCEYTEMFREWMKRVNSVTDISNVKCIYSQGNNTEMAVYSENAFSEPESGFVIANENGTICTGLPSINNSINGNLTATKTIITNEDVQDYIPLLVATLGAFLLVSFVSMIVFIFRQEMRVWFHSRFGVRLFYRASDIDRDDREKMFDAFVSYSSKDEAWVAEELAPMLERGDPSYKLCLHYRDFPVGGYVADNIIQAVESSRRTIMVLSENFIKSEWCRFEFKSAHHQVLRDRRRRLIVVLLGEVPQKDLDPDIRLYLKTNTYLHWGDRLFWEKLKFALPDVPNNQRRRGGPSPGAGGGVAMHRHHHARSHLGALPPPPVHGAHPVLPPHPAHNPHQAPPRASPRTISVHV from the coding sequence CAAAATTGGGAATCTCTCCGACGGCGCATTTACGGGTCTTCGAGAGTTAAGGAACCTAACAATTAGAACGCATAACACAGACTGGTCATCAATGTCACTTGAAATAACGCCCACCGCTTTCTCTCGAGATGTACAAAATTTGGAACGTTTAGATCTCAGCGAAAACAATATGTTAGTTTTCCCCGAAGGCGCACTCTGTACATTAAGGAACCTTGAATATTTGAACATGACCGGAAATCGAATGAGGGATATCAGTCATTTTCAGTTCTCTTCAGCACATCGTCACCCAACAGAGAAATGCGGCGATAACATATTGGTATTAGATCTTTCGAGGAATGTTATCGATACTTTACCTCCGAATCTTCTATCTGGATTAAAAAGActacaaaaattatattttcaagGAAATGCATTAAATTCTGTGGCAGACAGAGCGTTGGAAGGTCTTATTTCACTCACAACTATAAGATTTTCAGATAACCAACTTACAAGTTTGCCTCCTGAACTTTTCAGTGATACGAAAGAACTCAAAGAGATATACTTAAACAACAACACTATAACAGTTCTCGCACCAGGACTTTTCAGTGACTTATTGCAACTCTTAGTATTAGATTTATCACACAACGAGTTGACATCAGATTGGATAAATACTTCAACCTTCACTGGGCTAAAACGACTAGTATTTTTGGATTTTTCTCACAACAGAGTATCGAAAATGGAAGTGGCCCTATTTAGAGATCTGCACAACCTGCAAATTTTGAAATTACAAGACAATTTCATAGAACACATACCAGAAAATGTTTTTAGCCCATTGAACAACTTACATACATTGATTTTATCAAACAATAGACTCACTGCAATTGAAAGTTACGCGTTTTCTGGTTTGCACGGGTTATCTGTTCTATCTATCGATAGCAATCGCATTTCAAAAATACATCCACACTCTCTTCGCAACTGTACCACATTACAAGACCTACACATTAATGGAAATAGACTAGACGAGGTACCCATAGCCCTCAAGGAAATTCCACAGTTGAAAACGCTTGATCTGGGAGAAAATTTGATTGTGAGCATTGAAAACGCCTCATTCATGACCATGCAACAAATGTACGGATTGAGATTGACTGAAAATAATATCGGGAATATTAGCAAGGGTGTGTTCGATAAAATGACATCACTCAAAATATTAAACTTGTCAAGAAATAAAATTCATAAGATCGAAGCTGGCGCATTTGATGGCAATATTAACCTACAAGCTATTCGATTGGATGGTAATTACCTGACTGACATTGGAGGGCTTTTTGCCAAGTTACCGAACTTAGTGTGGTTAAACATATCTGATAACCGATTGGAATGGTTCGACTATGCCATGATTCCAACAGGATTGCAGTGGCTTGATATTCATGCTAACAGGATTGCTGAACTTGGAAATTACTTCGAAATTGAATCCCAGTTATCACTGAGTACATTCGACGCCAGTTCTAACAGATTAACAGAAATAACTGGCAGCGCTATTCCAAACTCTGTGGAAATGTTGTATCTCAATGACAATTTGATTTCGAAAGTACAATCGTACACATTTTTCAAAAAACCGAATCTAACAAGAGTTGATTTATATGGCAACAAAATAACAAATTTAGATCCGAATTCACTGAGAATATCGGCAGTACCGCAAGATAAATCGGTTCCCGAGTTCTTCATAGGCGGAAACCCATTAGAATGTGATTGTACAATGGAGTGGttgcaaaaaataaacactggGAACAGAGCGCGAACTCAACCGAAGTTAATGGATTTGGACAGCATATATTGTAAATTACTTTACAATCGTGGAAATGCGTATGTTGCGTTAGTGGAAGCTGCATCCCACCAATTCTTGTGCAAATATGACTTCCATTGTTTTGCACTGTGTCATTGTTGTGATTTCGATGCTTGTGATTGCGAAATGACTTGCCCAAATAATTGCACCTGCTATCATGATCAGTCGTGGTCAGCAAATGTTGTGGAATGTTCGAATGCAGGATACGTAAATACTCTACCTGAGAGAATACCAATGGAGGCCACACAACTGTATCTCGACGGTAACGACATTAAAATGCTTCCCAGTCACGCATTCATTGGCAGAAAACGGCTTAAAATACTGTTCTTAAACTCGTCAAATATAGAATCTATTCAAAACAGAACGTTCAACGGATTAAAAGAACTTGAAATTCTACATTTAGACCACAACAATCTTAAAGCTATCGAAGGTCAAGAATTGGATGGATTAGATAATTTACGGGAGTTGTACATTAACAATAACCAGATTCGCCATATTGGAAAAGAAATGTTTAACCATATGTCCCGTTTGAAAATACTCCATCTACACAACAACAGGTTGACTATGTTATCAGTGTGGCAAATTAATACTATTGTGACGGAGATAACACTTTCTTATAATCCGTGGTCATGCGACTGTGAATATACTGAAATGTTCCGAGAATGGATGAAACGCGTGAATTCAGTAACGGATATATCAAACGTTAAGTGCATATATTCTCAAGGGAATAATACTGAAATGGCTGTGTACAGTGAAAACGCGTTCAGTGAACCTGAATCAGGATTTGTTATTGCAAACGAAAACGGAACAATTTGCACTGGTTTACCAAGTATTAACAACAGTATCAATGGAAATTTAACCGCAACCAAAACTATCATAACTAATGAAGATGTGCAAGATTATATTCCGCTCCTTGTGGCGACATTGGGTGCTTTCCTATTGGTGTCATTTGTAAGCATGATTGTATTTATATTCAGACAAGAAATGAGAGTTTGGTTCCATTCAAGATTCGGAGTGCGTCTTTTCTacagagcaagtgatattgacCGTGACGATCGGGAGAAAATGTTCGATGCGTTTGTAAGTTATAGTTCGAAGGACGAAGCTTGGGTCGCAGAGGAGCTCGCGCCCATGCTCGAGCGCGGTGACCCGTCCTATAAACTTTGCCTACATTACCGTGACTTTCCTGTGGGCGGCTACGTTGCCGACAACATAATACAAGCCGTCGAGTCTTCGCGTCGTACAATCATGGTGCTCAGTGAAAACTTTATAAAATCAGAGTGGTGTCGTTTCGAGTTTAAATCGGCTCATCATCAAGTTTTAAGAGACAGACGGAGAAGACTAATAGTAGTGTTATTAGGTGAAGTGCCTCAGAAAGATCTGGACCCTGATATAAGATTATATTTGAAAACGAACACTTACCTTCATTGGGGTGATAGGTTGTTTTGGGAGAAGTTAAAATTCGCGTTGCCGGATGTGCCTAATAACCAGCGGCGCCGCGGGGGGCCCAGTCCGGGAGCTGGTGGGGGTGTGGCGATGCACAGACATCACCACGCCAGGAGCCACCTGGGTgcgctgccgccgccgccggtgcACGGCGCGCACCCGGTGCTGCCGCCGCACCCAGCCCACAACCCTCACCAAGCCCCGCCGCGTGCCTCTCCCCGCACCATATCCGTCCATGTGTAG